In the genome of Pseudomonadota bacterium, one region contains:
- a CDS encoding cation:proton antiporter encodes MGLQSYLQDTLVFLSAAILVVTLVKRVLKSPFLGYLLAGLLIGPFGLNYVKEVSQTKHLAEFGVVFLLFTIGLELSWERLVSLRRYVFGLGTAQVFITSTIIALIVNFGFNLPLGASIIIGAGLALSSTAVVVQILAERGDLASRYGRISFSILLFQDLAVVLFLVLVNFLTNEEGEISTHQLLIALGVSVVKGIVVLVAIGFLGRVLLRPVYRFIANTKNSELFVAMTLLLILLTGYTTNYFGLSMELGAFLAGLLLAETEYRHQVESDIHPFRGLLLGLFFISMGMGIDIRLLWDNLFIISGLLLFLLFGKFLIVFVLGKLFKLWWSTSLRIALLLSAGGEFAFVLFAPSAASGLFPPNVVPLLYLIVAISMALTPLLGHLGKLLSNFVSPFETKNNAIAIEEETRDMTSHVVIVGFGRIGNIIARLLNDQMIPFVAIDMNMARVSEGRKLNLPVFFGDARRAEIFHAISMGKAKAVVLTLDQPGTVSRAVMTLKRNFPKIPIFVRAHDNEHAEKLKKAGAVVVVPEMLEPSLQLGSQILLLAGVSKDQVNKSVETLRHKLLEQTTPSSLEVKEDLKSS; translated from the coding sequence GTGGGCTTACAAAGTTATTTACAGGATACTTTAGTTTTCTTAAGTGCAGCTATTTTAGTTGTAACTTTGGTTAAACGCGTTTTAAAAAGCCCCTTTCTTGGTTATTTGTTAGCTGGCCTTCTTATTGGACCTTTTGGGCTAAATTACGTTAAAGAAGTTTCACAAACCAAGCACCTTGCTGAATTTGGCGTTGTTTTCCTTCTTTTTACAATTGGTCTCGAGCTTTCCTGGGAACGCTTGGTCTCTTTGAGACGTTATGTGTTTGGGCTTGGAACCGCTCAAGTTTTTATCACAAGTACCATTATAGCTTTAATTGTTAACTTTGGGTTTAATCTCCCTTTGGGAGCATCTATTATCATTGGCGCAGGTCTTGCCCTCTCTTCTACTGCCGTTGTTGTTCAAATTTTGGCAGAACGAGGAGATCTTGCAAGCAGATATGGACGTATTTCCTTTTCTATTCTTTTATTTCAAGATTTAGCCGTTGTTCTTTTTTTAGTTCTTGTTAATTTTCTAACGAATGAAGAAGGGGAAATTAGTACACACCAATTGCTTATTGCGCTCGGTGTATCTGTCGTTAAAGGAATTGTTGTTCTTGTAGCAATCGGATTTCTAGGGCGTGTTCTCTTGAGGCCTGTTTATCGTTTTATTGCAAACACCAAAAATTCTGAACTTTTTGTCGCAATGACCTTGTTGCTCATACTTTTGACTGGTTATACGACAAATTATTTTGGTCTTTCCATGGAATTGGGAGCTTTTTTGGCTGGGCTATTATTAGCAGAAACAGAATACAGGCACCAGGTTGAATCAGACATTCACCCCTTCAGAGGGCTTCTCCTCGGACTTTTCTTCATAAGCATGGGAATGGGAATAGATATTAGACTCTTATGGGACAATTTATTTATTATTTCAGGCCTTCTCTTATTCCTTTTATTTGGAAAATTTCTAATTGTTTTTGTGCTTGGTAAACTTTTTAAACTATGGTGGTCAACTTCTCTTCGAATCGCTCTTTTATTGTCAGCAGGAGGTGAGTTTGCTTTTGTTCTATTTGCCCCTTCTGCCGCTTCTGGTCTTTTTCCTCCAAATGTTGTTCCTCTTCTTTATCTTATTGTTGCCATATCAATGGCATTGACACCTTTACTTGGACATCTTGGAAAACTTTTGTCAAATTTTGTGAGTCCTTTTGAAACAAAAAATAATGCTATTGCAATTGAAGAAGAAACAAGAGATATGACATCGCATGTTGTAATTGTAGGATTTGGCCGCATTGGAAACATTATTGCGCGCCTTTTAAATGACCAAATGATTCCCTTTGTTGCTATTGATATGAATATGGCGCGTGTGAGTGAAGGAAGAAAATTAAACCTTCCTGTTTTTTTTGGAGATGCTCGACGCGCAGAAATTTTTCATGCTATTAGTATGGGGAAAGCTAAAGCTGTTGTTCTGACACTTGATCAACCCGGAACTGTTTCAAGAGCAGTCATGACACTTAAACGCAATTTCCCTAAAATTCCGATTTTTGTGCGAGCGCATGATAACGAACATGCTGAAAAACTTAAGAAAGCAGGTGCTGTCGTTGTCGTTCCCGAGATGTTAGAACCTAGTTTACAGCTGGGATCACAAATCCTTCTTTTAGCTGGAGTTTCAAAAGATCAAGTTAATAAATCGGTAGAAACACTTCGACATAAACTTTTAGAACAAACTACCCCTTCTTCTTTAGAAGTAAAAGAAGATTTAAAATCCTCATAA